A window of Dehalogenimonas sp. WBC-2 genomic DNA:
CTTTCTATATGGTTGGTACCATTGAGGAAGCGGTAGCTGCTGCTGAGAAGATGTCTGCCTGATCTGAATGATGTTAATAACGGAGTGCGGTTGTGGCAACAATAAGACTTGAAGTAGTAACGCCGGAACGTCAGGTATTTTCTGATGACGTTGATGTCGTTGTGGCGCCGGGCATTGAAGGCGAGCTTGGTATTTTGCCTCATCACACGCCGCTTATGACCGCTTTGAAAACTGGAGAATTAAGAGCCCGGAAGGGATCGGAAGACTTCTTGCTGTGTATCGCCGGTGGGTTCATGGAGGTGCGTCCGGAGCGTGTAATCGTACTTGCGGACACCTGCGAACGCGCTGAGGATATTGATCTGGCGCGT
This region includes:
- a CDS encoding ATP synthase epsilon chain, whose protein sequence is MATIRLEVVTPERQVFSDDVDVVVAPGIEGELGILPHHTPLMTALKTGELRARKGSEDFLLCIAGGFMEVRPERVIVLADTCERAEDIDLARAQEARKRAEQRMSEKYEPGFDAAESEAALHRAIARLAIAEKSKHRRKGGVGGPPQVG